The sequence CCCTGTCAGCCACCCTGCATCGGCGCGAGGATCTCCACCCGGTCGCCATCGGCGATCTGGGTCTCCCCGCGCTTCACCTTGCGCACCATGGCGCCGTTCAGTGCCGTCGCCACCATCGCCTCGCCGAGCCCAAGCTCGCCGAGGAGTTCGGCCAGCGTGCCCGCGCGCGTGTCGGCGTTCTCACCATTCACGATGATCTTCATCCATGACCTCCGGGAAATACGTCCCGTCGAATGCCAGTTCCGCTGCGCGACGCGCCAAAGCCGGCGCGGCGAGGAAACCGTGGCGGTAGAGCCCGTTCACATAGATCGTGTTGCCGCGCCGGCGCAGGCGCGGCAGGTTGTCGGGAAAGGCCGGGCGCACATCGGCGCCGATCTCGACGATCTCGGCCTCGCCGAAGGCCGGGTGCAGCGCATAGACCGCTCCCAGCAGTTCCAGCATGGAGCGCCCGGTGACGCGCCCGCGCTCGTCATTCTCGATCGAGGTGGCGCCGATCATGAAATGCCCGTCGCCGCGCGGCACGATATAGACCGGGATGCGCGGGTGCAGCATGCGCACCGGGCGCTTCAGCGACACCTCGGTGGAATAGAGCACCAGCATCTCGCCCTTCACGCCGCGCAGGTCGGCAAGCGTGTCGCGCGCCGCCAGCCCCCGGCAGTCGACCACGATGTCGGCCTCGCCCGGCTCCTCGAAGCCGTCGGCATCGGTGCGGATGGTCACGCCATGCTCGCCGACCAGCCGGGCGGTCAGCGCGGCGAGCGCCTTGCGCGGTTCCAGATGCGCCTCTGTGGGAAAGAACAGCCCCTGCTCGAAGCGGCCATCGAGGTCCGGCTCCAGCGCGGCGATGCCCGCGCCGTCGAGCCATTCGAACCCCTCGGTCCGCCGCGAGAAGCGGCGCAGGTCCGGCAGGTCGCGCGCCTGCGCCAGCACGAGGCTGCCCTCGTTCGGCACGTCCGGCACCGCCTCGCGCCAATAGGCGAGTGATTCGAAGCCGAGTTCGGCGATGATCGGCTCGGCGCTCTCGCGCTCGCACCAGGGCGCCAGCATGCCGCCGGCATACCAGGAGCAGCCCTGCCCGGTGGCGCTGCGGCGCTCGATCAGCGTCACCTGCGCCCCCCGGCGCGCGAAGGCATGCGCGCAGGTAAGCCCGGCGACGCCGCCGCCCACGATGCGCACGCGCATGGCATTGGCCGCCCGATGCGGCGCGGTGTCGGTCGATTCAGTGTGCGGGAACGTCATTCACTCCTCCCTCCGCCAGTCTCAACTGGATCAGGTTCGAAGGGTCGCCATGCCGCGTCGGGTCGACGCGCCGATGGCCTCTCAGCCTCCTGACGAGGCTCCCCCGGACAAAATGGATATAGTCCCTCGGCAGGCCGATGTCACCGGCCGGCCGACAATATTCCCCGCCGGCCGCAGGGCGGCCTCAGCCACGGCGCGAGATCGGCACCACATTGTCGCCCGCCCGGCCCGCCGGGCGCGTCGCCGCGATCACCGCGCGCCGCAGCGCCTCGCGGCTGAACGGCTTGCCGAGCCGCATCATGCCGGCGCGCGCGTCCGGCGGCAGCTCGGCATAGCCGGTGCCGAGGATGACCGGCAGGTCCGGCCAGCGGGCCGCGAGCGCCGCCGCGAGTTGCACGCCGGTCATGCCGGGCATGGCCTGATCGGTCAGCACGACATCGAAGCTGACGCCGGATTCGAGGATGCGCAGCGCCTCCTCCCCCGATGCCGCCTCGGTGACGAGGCATTCGAGATCCTCCAGCATCGCGCCGGTGGCGGAAAGCACCAGCGGGTCGTCGTCGACGACCAGCACGCGCTGCGCCCCGCCCGTGCCGGCCGGCACCATCTCGTCCTCGACCGCCACCGCGACCGGCGCAGCCACGGGGGGAGTGTCGGCGATGGGCATGAGGATGGTCGCCGTCGTGCCGTGGCCGGGACGGCTCTCGAGCAGAAGCTGGCCGCCCGACTGCGCCGCGAGGCCATGCACCATGGCAAGGCCGAGGCCGGTGCCCTTGCCGACGCCCTTGGTGGTGAAGAACGGCTCGGCGGCGCGGGCCAGCGTCTCCTCGTCCATGCCGGCGCCAGTGTCGCTCACCGAGAGGCAGAAATAGCGCCCCGGCCGCAGCGCCTCGCTGCCAGCCTCCGCGTCGGCGTCGCCGACGGCCACCACGCGCTCGCCGGCGGCAATGGTGATGGTGCCGCCATCGGGCATGGCGTCGCGCGCATTCACCGCGAGGTTGAGCAGCGCCAGTTCGAGCTGGTTGGCGTCGACCCGCGCATGCGGCAGGCCGAGCGGGAAGCGGGTTTCGATGCGCACGCTGGGGCCGATCGAGCGGCGCAGCATCTCGGCCATGCCGAGCACGAGGTCGGGCACGTCGACGGGCTCGGGCCGCAGGTCCTGCCGTCGGGCGAAGGCCAGCATGCGCTGGGTGAGCGCCGCGCCGCGCTGTGCGGCCTGGGTGGCGTTGTCGAGCAGCGTCTGCAGCCGCGGATCGCCCGGCGCGCGCTTGGCTGCCAGTTCGAGATTGCCCAGCACCACGGCGAGCAGGTTGTTGAAATCGTGTGCGATGCCGCCGGTGAGCTGGCCGACCGCCTCCAGCTTCTGTGCCTGCCGCAGCGCCTCCTCGGCGGCGCGGTAGTCGGTGACGTCGATCAGCCCGCACAGGGTCTTGAGGATGCCGCCCTGCGCGTCCTTCTCGGTCACGGCGGACAGCATGCAGTCGAGCATCCGGCCGTCTCTGGTCACGAGGCGGTACTCGGCCTCGCGCAGTTCGCCGCTGCCGACCAGCTGCGGCCAGTGCTCCTCGTTGCGCCGGCGCGCGGAATCGGGGGTCATGAAGTCGGTGAGCGGGCGCCCGATCACTTCCTCGCGGCGATAGCCGAGCAGGTCGAGCCAGCGGTCGCTCACCTGCTCGATCCGTCCGTCCCCGCCCAGCGAGTGCAGCGGCAGCGGCGTGCGGCGGTAGAGCGTGCGGTAGCGTTCCTCGCTCGCCCGCAGCATCGCCGCCTCGCGGTCGGCGAGCACGGCGAAGCGCCGGTCGTACATGGCCGCGAGCAGCACGGCGACGAAGATGGCGAAGGTCGCCGCCGTCACCACGACCACCAGCTCGACATTGCCCATGCCGCCGAGCGGGTCGTGCACGCCTTCATGCCGGGTGATCGTCATCCCCCACATGGCGACATAGTGCATGCCGGCGATGCCGAAGCCGAGCGCCAGCGCCGCGCCGGCGCGCTGCGCGATGGAATGGCGGCGGAAGGCGAGCCAGACCGCGACGGTGGAGGCGGTGACCGCCAGCACCATGGCGGCGCCGACATAGAGCATGTCGTGCGACATGGCTCCCGCCACGCGCATCGCCGCCATGCCGGTGTAGTGCATGCCGACAATGCCGAGGCCCATGAAGATGCCGCTGAGCACGATGCTGCCCGGCCCGGGCCCCGGCCGGTCCGGCCGCACCCGGCTCGCCGCGAAGAAGGCGATACCCGTGGCGACGACGGCGAGCAGG comes from Ancylobacter sp. TS-1 and encodes:
- the thiO gene encoding glycine oxidase ThiO, whose translation is MRVRIVGGGVAGLTCAHAFARRGAQVTLIERRSATGQGCSWYAGGMLAPWCERESAEPIIAELGFESLAYWREAVPDVPNEGSLVLAQARDLPDLRRFSRRTEGFEWLDGAGIAALEPDLDGRFEQGLFFPTEAHLEPRKALAALTARLVGEHGVTIRTDADGFEEPGEADIVVDCRGLAARDTLADLRGVKGEMLVLYSTEVSLKRPVRMLHPRIPVYIVPRGDGHFMIGATSIENDERGRVTGRSMLELLGAVYALHPAFGEAEIVEIGADVRPAFPDNLPRLRRRGNTIYVNGLYRHGFLAAPALARRAAELAFDGTYFPEVMDEDHREW
- a CDS encoding MHYT domain-containing protein; the protein is MDHTGSHDQALVALSLVIAVAASYTALDLAGRLPDARGRARDGWLAAAALVLGGGIWAMHFIAMLALHVGAPVSYDVGLTAISFLLAVVATGIAFFAASRVRPDRPGPGPGSIVLSGIFMGLGIVGMHYTGMAAMRVAGAMSHDMLYVGAAMVLAVTASTVAVWLAFRRHSIAQRAGAALALGFGIAGMHYVAMWGMTITRHEGVHDPLGGMGNVELVVVVTAATFAIFVAVLLAAMYDRRFAVLADREAAMLRASEERYRTLYRRTPLPLHSLGGDGRIEQVSDRWLDLLGYRREEVIGRPLTDFMTPDSARRRNEEHWPQLVGSGELREAEYRLVTRDGRMLDCMLSAVTEKDAQGGILKTLCGLIDVTDYRAAEEALRQAQKLEAVGQLTGGIAHDFNNLLAVVLGNLELAAKRAPGDPRLQTLLDNATQAAQRGAALTQRMLAFARRQDLRPEPVDVPDLVLGMAEMLRRSIGPSVRIETRFPLGLPHARVDANQLELALLNLAVNARDAMPDGGTITIAAGERVVAVGDADAEAGSEALRPGRYFCLSVSDTGAGMDEETLARAAEPFFTTKGVGKGTGLGLAMVHGLAAQSGGQLLLESRPGHGTTATILMPIADTPPVAAPVAVAVEDEMVPAGTGGAQRVLVVDDDPLVLSATGAMLEDLECLVTEAASGEEALRILESGVSFDVVLTDQAMPGMTGVQLAAALAARWPDLPVILGTGYAELPPDARAGMMRLGKPFSREALRRAVIAATRPAGRAGDNVVPISRRG
- the thiS gene encoding sulfur carrier protein ThiS; this encodes MKIIVNGENADTRAGTLAELLGELGLGEAMVATALNGAMVRKVKRGETQIADGDRVEILAPMQGG